A genomic stretch from Heliangelus exortis chromosome 23, bHelExo1.hap1, whole genome shotgun sequence includes:
- the TMEM51 gene encoding transmembrane protein 51 isoform X2 — translation MAQSRANGSHYALTAIGLGMLVLGIIMAVWNILPGFSPASNSSKPERGSEGALKSKTFSVAYVLVGAGVLLLLLSICLNIRDKRRQSEDLTHVQYPGEPSQQEESQEEDEDTSSQYYVPSYEEVMNTGYTQPRDLDRSNRISVSLPSYESLTGLEETNPTPGASSVEPSREQPHGRHSSRHSKRLKPLKVRRIKSEKLHLKDVRLNLAQGNSTAPITIEPLTPPPKYEEIQEKVPET, via the exons atggcCCAGTCCCGTGCCAATGGCTCACACTATGCCCTGACAGCCATCGGGTTGGGGATGCTGGTCCTGGGCATCATCATGGCTGTCTGGAACATCCTCCCTGGCTTCAGCCCCgccagcaacagcagcaaaccTGAGCGGGGCAGTGAGGGGGCTCTGAAGAGCAAAACCTTCTCGGTGGCCTACGTGCTGGTGGGGGCaggtgtgctgctgctgctcctctccatctGCCTCAACATCCGTGACAAGAGGAGGCAAAGTGAGGACCTCACACATGTGCAGTACCCAGGGGAGCCCTCGCAGCAGGAGGAAAG ccAAGAAGAGGATGAGGACACATCTTCCCAGTACTATGTCCCCAGCTACGAAGAGGTGATGAACACAGGCTACACCCAGCCCAGAGACTTAGACAGGAGCAACAGGATCAGTGTCTCCTTGCCCTCCTACGAGTCCCTGACAGGGCTGGAGGAGACCAACCCTaccccaggagccagcagtgtggagcccagcagggagcagccccatGGCCGGCACAGCTCCCGGCACAGCAAGCGCCTGAAGCCTCTGAAGGTCCGGAGGATCAAATCAGAGAAGCTGCACCTGAAGGATGTCAGGTTAAACCTGGCCCAAGGGAACAGCACAGCCCCCATCACCATAGAGCCACTGACCCCTCCACCCAAGTATGAGGAGATCCAGGAGAAGGTGCCAGAGACTTAa
- the TMEM51 gene encoding transmembrane protein 51 isoform X1: MAQSRANGSHYALTAIGLGMLVLGIIMAVWNILPGFSPASNSSKPERGSEGALKSKTFSVAYVLVGAGVLLLLLSICLNIRDKRRQSEDLTHVQYPGEPSQQEESFFPSSQEEDEDTSSQYYVPSYEEVMNTGYTQPRDLDRSNRISVSLPSYESLTGLEETNPTPGASSVEPSREQPHGRHSSRHSKRLKPLKVRRIKSEKLHLKDVRLNLAQGNSTAPITIEPLTPPPKYEEIQEKVPET, translated from the exons atggcCCAGTCCCGTGCCAATGGCTCACACTATGCCCTGACAGCCATCGGGTTGGGGATGCTGGTCCTGGGCATCATCATGGCTGTCTGGAACATCCTCCCTGGCTTCAGCCCCgccagcaacagcagcaaaccTGAGCGGGGCAGTGAGGGGGCTCTGAAGAGCAAAACCTTCTCGGTGGCCTACGTGCTGGTGGGGGCaggtgtgctgctgctgctcctctccatctGCCTCAACATCCGTGACAAGAGGAGGCAAAGTGAGGACCTCACACATGTGCAGTACCCAGGGGAGCCCTCGCAGCAGGAGGAAAG ttttttcccctctagccAAGAAGAGGATGAGGACACATCTTCCCAGTACTATGTCCCCAGCTACGAAGAGGTGATGAACACAGGCTACACCCAGCCCAGAGACTTAGACAGGAGCAACAGGATCAGTGTCTCCTTGCCCTCCTACGAGTCCCTGACAGGGCTGGAGGAGACCAACCCTaccccaggagccagcagtgtggagcccagcagggagcagccccatGGCCGGCACAGCTCCCGGCACAGCAAGCGCCTGAAGCCTCTGAAGGTCCGGAGGATCAAATCAGAGAAGCTGCACCTGAAGGATGTCAGGTTAAACCTGGCCCAAGGGAACAGCACAGCCCCCATCACCATAGAGCCACTGACCCCTCCACCCAAGTATGAGGAGATCCAGGAGAAGGTGCCAGAGACTTAa